In the genome of Fusarium graminearum PH-1 chromosome 2, whole genome shotgun sequence, the window gaagtcatAGAGGTAAGGACTGGGGGCGAGCAATATTAATCGGTTGACAGGCTCAAGTGGGCATGGAGATGTAGAATGAGGCAGTCATGAAACAGTCAAGGAAGCAATAAAAATATCATGCAGTTGACGTAGAAGACTTATGTGTATGGACGTGTTGCTAAAACGTGCAAAAATATGAGGCACACCCGATTCGAACGGATAACCTTCAGGAATCACCGGCGGAGTTTCGAGGCGAACCTCGAAACATTGCTGGAATCTGACGCGCTACCGTTGCGCCAGCGCCCCATTAATTGGGAAGAAGGGTAACAATTATGATATATATCCTCGATATTAATAAAGAACGTTGCATTCATCAATGGCGCAACTAGAAAATATGACAAGACAAATGGAATATATTATTATGGATAAAGCTCGTAAAGGCTTCACTGATCTTATGTTATAGATCTTACAATTTGGCTCCGTCCTTCACCGCTGTGACAGCAAAAGGGTTCGCAGTAAACGTTCCATCAGGGTCAGCCCTTGCCCTCGTCTTGCCCAGCCTCTTGTACTTGTCTGCATCCTCATAGTATGCCTGCCAGATCTCAGGCTTGCTCATATCCCAATCACCCCATGAGCCCCAAAGCACACGTCTGTCCTTCTTGCTGAATGGACTGTTCGGTCCGATCATGATCGAGTCATTCTTAGCCTGCCAGTTGACAGCATATTGCTTGTACTGGTCACCGGGGTCGTGGAAACAGTCGAGGGTCTGCACGACTGTCGAGTCCCTCCAGCTGTACGAGGTGccgttgtctttgttggcgaAGAATCGAGAATTCTGGCCTCCGAAACATTGAATCTGAACAGAGAGCTTACAATGATCGTAGACTTCTCCTTCCTTGTCAGACTTGTCATTTCCAAGCTTCTGTTGGGGATTATAGATCAGATCCAAGCGCTTGACAGTGGCATCTACCCATCCGTCCTTTTGGAGTGTCTGCGACTTGGTTGCGTATGTGCGCTTGACATAGGGAAGATCGAACTCTCTTGCCTTGGGGAAGATCCACTTTCCAGTAAGTTTAGCCATACTCTCATCAAATTCCTCGATACGGAGGGTATGGTTCTTCCAGTCCTTCTGGAAGTCACGGAACTGCTGAAACCACTTGTCCACGGTAGCATCATACTTGtcggtcttgttgatgggaCACCATTGGGCGTAAAGAACAATGACTGCAGGAAAGCTACCGTTAAGCAGGTTGAGCACCTCTTGGCTGAGggcgttcttgatcttgttttgAACCTTTTGCCAGATAGTGTCATCTTGCATCGAAGGGAACAGCATAGTGATGGGGAACTCTGTGCTGAGAACACTGCAGCATAGATCGTACCCACGAGGTGCTGTACCTTCGTCGGACATCTTGGCAATGGtaccaagaagacgagaaaGAACCTTGGGCTCATATAGCCATAGACCCTTCAACCCATGAGGTcctttgaagttgttggGTCCGGCGACAGTACCCATGTAGCTTGCACCGCGGTACACTTCAATAGTGTAATGGGTGATGATGCCGAAGTTACCAGGGCTTCCTCCTAATATAGCGTAAAACAGCTCAGAATCActcttcttggtgacttCTTGGATAGAGCCGTTGTGATCAACCATGcggatgctgatgatgtggTCACCGAAGAGACCAAAGCTACGTCCGAGTTGACCATAGCCACCGGTCTGACCATGTCCACCAGTGCATACATAGGCGCATTGCCCGTGCGGGACGAACAAGTCGTTGTGCCGAAGGTAGGCATTGAAGTCTTGTAACCGGTTGCTTACACCGATGTACACCAAAGCTCTGTCTTCGGGAATACCAGGGGCATCAATCACCATCATGTCCTTGTATGTGTTGGAAAGGTCAATCTGGATATTCTTGCCGCCAGTAGATGAAGCACCGCTGTACTGGTGCCCGCCGctcttgacagcaacagATACTTTGTTGTCCTTTGCCCATTGAACAACTTTGACGACATCATTGTCTTCCTTTGGCTGGACGATAAGGGCCGGGTTCATGTCATGGTCAACCTGGTGGGATGAGGTGGCATATTGTTGATTGAAGTATTCATAGTCGTGTTTGCCGATGGATGGGCCATCGCGGGAGTATTGCATCCCAGTAAAGTCTTTAATTTTGAACATGATGCTTTAAGTGAAGAGTAGATGGGTTTATTGAATGAGTGGTAATGATGGGAACCTATGTTGCTCAACTCGACTGCTTTTTATACTTCGTCCTGTGATCCCCACACAGTTGAGAAGGGTCCGAGGCTGTGCAACCGGCTGGTAGGCTACGGAAACATAACAGAATGTGATGGAGTCTGTCCTACATGAAAGATGACCCGACATTCCTAGAGCGTTAAGACACGCATTGTGGCTGCCTTGGTAGCTGGAACTATCAATGCTAAAGTCGGCTATCCAGTAGCCTCGTTGACGCTGGCTTCACCAATGAATTCGCCAATCCAGAAACAGATACAGGGTCCTAGATCAAGCCCATGCGAGAATATGACTGTAGCCCAACTATCACTACATGTCAGGCGCAATCGCTGTGATTTGAATTGACCAGTACTTCCACTGTAGCACAAACTGAGAGGTCGGCAATttctcagccagccactatttctcaccaccatcagCTTGTTTCAACCAGTTTCAACCCCGCCTCCCCCTCATTTCGGACAAGCTTCCAGTAGTCGCACAAAAAGAGCGATCAATTCCAGACTGTTTGCGGGGTTTGGTATGCGGTAAGAGACTATCCATATCCGGTATCAAGATTCAAACCATGTAATCAATCTATCTACCCAAGGCTGAGTCCAAGTATTTCTATTGGTGCCAGGATCGGGATGGGATCACCATTCTGGTGCCTAATACGCCCGCATGATTGGCTTCGGAGCAGTTTCAAGCAATGCAGTCAGTTTTGCGGCTGAAGAGCATGAGACAAACTGCATAGACGCGAGGTATTGGCCGAATTGGTGGATAACGTAAGACAGAAGTAAAGACACTGAAGTCTTTCAAGTGAGGTTGCCCCTGGCAGACGCTGGAGCCGATACACTTGCAGGGATAACATAGGCTCTTCAGTATTCGATCTAAGGAACCTTTGACAGCTATGTTGTTACCGGCCCCCAAGATGCACAACGTGCCTACATTAGCGGTCCCAACCACGTTCAACAGTGACTAAGATGATACGCATCTCGTGGTATCCTTACCTAAAGTTTAATGGTACTTTGGGGACACGTAATACTATACAAGCGGCGGCTTTTGTAAACGGTGCGGCTGACCGGCAAGAATGTGCCGTCTCTAAAGGCCGATGCAAGGGAGATCAAACATGACCCAAAGCTGACAACATCTCAACATACAAGTGCCAGGCGACTATAAACCCCGTATTGCTCTCGAAACTAAGCATTAATTAGCTTTAGCCACAGAAATTCAACCTCAATCTACAGAGCATCCAATTGCATCCGTTGGGGGTTAGTGCTGCCGTAAATACCGGTCTAGACCAAGCCCCCAGATCAGCGTTACTGGATACGAATTTCACAATTCCTATTGTGGAAGCCACTTTTGGGTTTCCGCCGTCTTAGCGAGAGTTAATCCATAGGTTCGTGACTATCGGATTGGATGGCCTAGGTTCGGCCCGGATTGCTATCCTACAGTACTGGAATGAAATGTCAGAAATAAGAAGAATTTAGAACGGTGAGATACATGTGATGGGAACTTTGTTACGAAACTCTCCGTTTTGCCGTTGGAATGGACTCGTGTTACTGTAGCTGTCGTATTAGTGGTCAGCATGATCAAGAGACGCGTTATTGGCTTACCGCCGTTGGGCAACGGAGGTAAGTCACGGTGTCTATCAAGCCCCTGGTTTAGAAAGGATATATAGATTATATATAACAGGCATCTAGCATTACCTGCATCGGCAATGAAATTTTCAACCAATACTTCTCCCAATAAAGATTACAGAAACAACATtatttcatcatgatgctcCCAATCGCTCCCGTCGTCCCCATGGATCTGGGTGATGATTTCAAGTTCGGCCCAACTGTGCTTGACCCCATTCAACCAGAGGAcaatgatgatcttgtccagaTCAATGGGTTTACCAGCGTTCAGACCACGGGTGGCGATGTCGCTCTGTCGCAGCTGGGTGTCTTGGCACAGTTCCATGGTACCTAtgctggttttggttttAACAACATCTTCAGACCCAATGGCACAAAGACTCCTACCCCTCTTCCCATTCTACCCCCGTCCGAAGACCCAAATGACAACATCCTGcagctcaacctcaccaGTGAATCTATGACGTTCAGTAAGGGGCTTACTGATGTGCCTAATCGCGGTTTGGACACACAAGCTGATCTGATGCTGAACGGCGTGCCATACACTCAGACGATTACCGATATCACTGAGATTGTGGCACCACCGAAGAAGCAGCCAGTCATTCACTTTGAGCCTGGTCTCTGGATGCATGTGCCTGCCAGCCAGGAGATGCCTGTCCTTCCGGCTTCACTGTCACGCATGGCTTCTATTCCCCATGGGACATCTATCAATGTTCAATGTTTCCAACCTACCGTCACAACACAGAGTGCACCAAACATCCCATCAGTCGACATAACTCCTCTCATCGTCGGCAGCACCCAGACTGTTGGTTTCAGGAGCCAAACTgctaccaacaacaacacccaTCGCCTTCCTCAAGACCTGTCGACTTTCATGGAAGCCGGCACCATCACACAGGATATTCTGACTGACCCCAACACTGTTCTCCGTAATGCCAACAAAGGCAAGACTATTGTTCAAAGCACCTCCTTTTCAGTGTCTTCTATTCCCGAGAGCTCTGATCTTGGCGGAGGTACTAGCAACATTGGCTTCCTCATCGGTGCTGACGGTGGTGCAAGCACTGCTAGTGTCCAGGCCAGAAGTGGCAATGCAAACGCAGTCAAGGTCACAGCCCAGTACTGGCTCTCAAAGATCCGTACCACGATTGATCTACCTGTGGTAGAcatcaaggttgacaagaagaagactgtGTCTCCAGCATCTTCCGGTCCTAGAGATGCGGTACCCAAGTTCGTGGTTGACATGAATGTCCCGGCTGCCAAGACTGTTAACATCGAGTATACCCAGATTCAGTATTCGCAGACTGTCTTTTTGGACTTTAACGGTCTCAGCTGGCCGCATGTCACCGTTGGAACTCTCGCTCCTGTGGCTGGTCATCGCCTCTCACGGGTTCTTGTTTCTAACTAGACACCACTCTTCTACTTCGATCCGACAGTGGCTTGTAAATGTTGGTGATGTCTTTCCAACGGAGTTTATTTTCTGCAATAGTCTATTTCATATCTCAATAGCAATAACTGGACGTTTTATTTTGGCTTCCTGGCTTTGCATGCGATAATAACTACAAAATGAGTATGCGCCACATTCCTATTGTCGTGTGCCTATCTAGTAGTGAAACACTGTATTATATCAAAACCCCTTTCGTagcttccatcatctcaaaatGACGGGCGATCGGTATGGTTGAGTCTAGAGGTTTTATCGTCACTGACAAACAAGACGAACCACTAGGCGTGGTATTCCTGACTCTCGGACTCTCGGGGTGAGACATACGCCACCTGGACAGATGTCTTGGTTGGATGATGTGCTGGCTAGCCACCTTCCTAAACAAGACACTCCAGTAGCTTCGGATGGACTTTTATGTAGCATCGAACCTCCAAGAGTGATTAAACGATCACAAGAGCATCTTTCCGTCTGTGGATATCATCGTCTCGGTTTTTCTCCGCAATAGCTCCTTGGCAGTTGTCGGTAGTTGTGCTACGCCAAGGAAGATTGGCGAATAGATAACTCATTCATTGCATCAGAATATTTACAGCAATCACAGACAAcctttgctgttgttttgaGATATCAATATCACATGCAAGGTTAAGCGATAACTTCATCAAATCTCTAGATCCCCAGTGTCATTTGCTACCTGACGAGCAGAGAGTAATCGGGTGCCGCCGTCACGCCCCTACAAATACCACCTTACTCTGCAACGATCATGTCAACACTCCCGACTGTACGCAAAAGCATGCTTTAGGGTTGTATCGATTATCGGTTATCAAATGATTTACCTTACCTTATCTACACAATCATCTTGATTCAACTCTACACTATCTCAACATCCACCAAACTTGTTCTCGCGTGCAAAGGGAAAGTCAATGCGACGACATCCATCAAGTGGCAGGATCACCGGGTATTTGTTATCTCAGATATTGTTGTTCTATAGGGCTAGCCTGGTATTATGTCCGAGCGCTATCACTCTATAGCCGGATGCGATCTGTGATCGGCGTGGGAAATGAAACAAGATTGCAACGTTGCAAGCCCGCATGTCTGGTTTGGCTCCTCTCTGTTTACGCTATCGTCCCTCGGACCTGATCTTGATATTCTTTTGTCGCATTCCACGACAGTCACTTGAGCGGTGATACTGACCACAACAATGACCATTTTTCAGATCGAAACTTGCATCGCCTTCGCAGACCCTGCTGAGAACGGCCGATGACTCGGCAGTGTGATGAATCTGCTATCATCATGATAATCAGTTTAAAACGATTATTTGACTGGTTTTCTATGTATAAAATGAAGGGTAAAGCCGAGTATAGATACAATAATCACAGCAAGCAATATCAGTTCTCTAACTACAACACACTACTTTTACAAATATTTTTCATCTTACCTCGTCAACATATTCACAATGGTTGCCCGTGAAGACATCCCTACCAACGTTCCTGACCTTGTCGTTGCAGATCTCAAcggtgaagatgaggtttCCGAGCAAGCAACTGGCTCTGTGAATGCAGTGTACTTTGTCAACTGGTGGGTAGCATTTACGCCCAGTTCACGGACGCTTTCCGCTAACATCATTAAGGGGGATCTACGGCCGAAACTACCAGCCCATGAACCTGCCCGCTTCCCAGCTCACTCACGTGCTTTATGCATTCCTGAATGTGAGAGCCGACGGAACAGTGTAAGATTATCTTTACTTATTACGGTTCATCTACTCACACTTTTTAGTTATACCGGCGACTCGTACGCTGACCTCGAGAAACACTACACTGGTGACTGTAAGTTCCTTtactcaaccttgaccctTCATCACTAATCATCTCGTTTCAGCCTGGGAGGAGCCCGGTACCAATGCATACGGATGCGTCAAGcaactcttcctcctcaagaaggccaaccGCAAACTGAAAGTCATGCTCTCCATTGGTGGCTGGACATGGTCAACCAACTTCCCAGCAGCTGCCAGTACCGCCGCCACCAGAGCCACTTTCGCCCAGAGCTCCGTTGCTCTTATGAAGGACTGGGGCTTTGACGGTATCGATGTCGACTGGGAGTATCCTGCCAACGACACTGACGCCAACAACATggttcttctcctccaggCTGTGCGCAAGGAGCTAGACACTTACTCAAAGCAATACGCGTCTGGATACCACTTCCAGTTGTCTATCGCTGCACCTGCTGGCCCGGAGAACTATGGAAagctcaagatgaaggagctCGGCTCCGTTCTTGATCACATTAATCTCATGGCATACGATTATGCGGGTGCTTGGAGCGCCTTCTCTGGTCATCAAGCTAACAAAtatgccaatgccaagatcCCCAACGCAACACCTTTCAACACTGACCAAGCTGTCAGTGCTTATGTTGGTGGCGGTGTACCTTCTGGAAAGATGGTTCTCGGCATGCCCATCTACGGTCGCGCATTCCAGAACACTGGAGGTCTTGGACAAGGTTATTCTGGCGTCGGATCCGGCAGCTGGGAGAACGGCATTTGGGACTACAAGGTCCTTCCTAAGCCTGGAGCCAGCCTCGTTTACGACCGCGATGCCCAAGCTTCCTACAGCTACGATGCTAATaccaaggagctcatctCATTCGACACGCCCGGTATggtcgagaacaaggttcTTTATGTGAAGAACAAGTCTCTCGGAGGAAGCATGTTTTGGGAAGCGTCTGCTGATAAGACTGGGGCTGATTCTCTCCTCGGTACCAGCGCTAAGAAGCTTGGTTCTCTGGacagcaccaccaactgTCTCACATACCCCAACTCCCGATATgccaacatcgccaagggACTCAACTAGGGAGACTATAAAGCTACCTATGACAAGGTGCACACGGAGGAATAGTTTTTGATGCTTTACTGCACTGTAGATTCGTTTTTATACCCTCGCTAGACTATATATACCCACTCGCTTATTTACTCTCTCGTGCAAGCcatcctcagggtaccagaaaaTTCaaccgctgggagcataagagataaaattattagggcagcttaggCCACTTAGATaatgcttcttagactacttgTTTTTATggcctaagacttaggagaCGACCTttttgctacccactaggcGATGACTATGACTGATAGAAGACTTGTCAGTGACAGACTCTTCGCGTACATTCCCAATACAAATCAGATTGAAGCCAATTTTCATTATGGggcaaaacaaaaagaagatACAATTAGGCTTTAAACacaaaaaacatacaacagcggggattcgctggtcgtcaccgacccaactactaatccgccccttaccagcttgactatgggagagcggacgggatcccgtattttctggtaggtatggtcgtatgtacaAGAAAGACCATTACTTCCATACTATATCGTAACCCTCCATTATGGTAGCTCAGCAACACCCTCACTCCCACTGTTCCCGTTCTTCCAGCCAGGAATCAGCTCGTTATCTGCTTCACCCTCATCATCGCTCAAATCCCTGTTCCTCCGCACCCTTCTTGCTGCCCGACGTCCTACCACAGGCAGCTTCTCGAGGCCTAGATCTTTTGCAGATTGTGGTAACAGCTTTGGATCTAGCAGTTCAGCTTGAACGAGCACACTCGCTTGATCCCAGTAGACATGCTCGTGGTAAAGTCTTCCTCCCTTGACCGCCACTATGCTGACCATGATtatctcgatcttcttgtttgTGGGTGGGACTCCGGGGAGCATCCAAGGCACTTGCTCGGTGTGCTTGAACTGGACGTGCATCTCGTCCACCACGCGGTCCACTCCGATGGTACGCGAAAGTAATGTGATTTTCAGGGAGGGCGGTGTGGTAAATGATTCAGAGTAAAATCGCTTTAGTTCTTCGGCACCTGTTGCGCCTGTCAAGGTTGGCATGTATGTTACGTGGGGCGTCTTGTGCGTTGTGTATGTTGAGATTGCTTGGTTCAAGTTCTTTGAGAAGAGCTTGCCTGTAAATTGCTGTCAGTTTCATCGATCTTGGTAACGACCAGCATCACTCACTCTGTATGTTGTTTTCCAAAACGACTTCCAGGTCAGGGTTGATACCGAAGACCTTTCTCGCGGCTGACAAACTCCGACTCCACGCCAAGTCTGCCGCTACCCCATCATactcatcaagatcatgctCAGCAAATCCAGGCTCGGCGTCATATGTATAGCTGGGGTaagcaagatcaagctttCCACCAGTACCAAGACCGCTGCTGATCTTGGTACGGCGCACGCGTTTCTTGCCCTGGATGCCTACCATCTGAGACTGCTTGACAACGCCTATCTCTTCACCAGCTGCGAGATGCACAAGAGCGCTTATGCTGTTGGGAAATTTTCCATTGGTGTCGGGGATGCGAGTTGGATAGTAAGCAATAAGAAGACCCAGCTTAAATTCCGGGTTGTTATCAAGAACGTGGAAATGTTCCAGACACACAGCTGCTGCGTCGTCGTaggctttttttttttttttaatcaGCATCTCTTCGGTGCCCCTCCGTCGCAATTTTAACTCACCGACGATTCCAAACTTCTCACAAGGCGCCATGTTTTCCCTGCTTAGCgacttgatcttcttgaggtACCCATCTCCGCAGCTCTCCATCGAGATATACTCGACGACGAATCCCTCATCCCGCCACTCTTTCAAGGTTGTTTCGTCAAAATCGTCATTTTCTCCGGTTATGTAGAGCTTTGGTGGGTTTCGTGGGTAATCTCCAGAGAGAAAATTGCCGTCTCGATAGTTAGACCTGTTGTCTGAGAGAATCTGCACGTTGCGTCCCTCTGCCTCTGGGACAGCGGATTTGATGAGATTtgggatgttgatgttcatGGTGATGATATTATTTAACATTTGGATCTGCATCGATTACACATCTTGAGGGAAGCTGACGAGTTCATATAttctcttccacttcccACTTCCAAGTTCCAAGTTCCAAGTTTCAGATGATGAACCGAACCTGATTGCtcctgatgatgatgtcaGAATAGCATGCATCATGGCTGACTCAGCTATTTCATGCCTCTCATTCGCCTAGTACACCGTGTCGGATACCCTGTAGCTATTCGAAGTGAGGCAGGTTTGTGTACGAATTGAGGTGGGAAAGCTATAAATAACTCTTATAGATTTCTAGATTGTTGTGAATAGTCTTGAGAGAGTCTTCAACATTTGTTTTCTGTTCCCTGCTAGGGCTCGTTGATGTGTATACCTTGTCGGCTTGTAGTGATGGTAATATACCCTGGATGAGTACTATCGAAGTTGAACACCACATCGTCGTCAACCGGTGTGCAAACCAGGTACAATTCTATTAAGCAAAGAATCACCACTCAAATAAATTTCAAGTGCTAATCTACTAGTATTGTTGTGTTCCCATACTAGTATCACGTGGAAATGCGACGCGTTGATCGTGTACGCGTCTTAGCACTCGTCACACCAAAACAACGCAAAACCAAAATGAACATGTGATTGAGTATCGTAAAATAACTACTGTCTAATAAAATAAGCTGACTAGAGGCGTGAAGAAGGTGCTTTGTTGGCATCCATTTCCGCCTTCGCCTTATCTCGCAGCGCTCGTCGAAGGATTTTTCCAGACTGGGGCACAAGAAACGATTAGCATATGCGACGACGCGATTGTTAGGAAAACTTACTGGGTTTTTTGGGATCATGTCCACGAATGTAGCGCCACCCTTGAGGCGCTTATATCTCGCCACTCTGCTTTCCATCCAATCCACCACTTGCTTCTCGGTAAGCTGGGACCCGGGGGCCTTGACGATGTAGGCACGAGGGGCCTCATCTCCTTCAAATGGGATGCCAATGACTGCGGCGTCTGCTATCTCGGGGTGGTCCAAGAGCACCGCTTCCAGTTCTGCGGGTGCAACTTGGTTgcccttgactttgatgagtTCCTTGATACGATCGACGATGTGGAAAATGCCTCCTGGTTTGAAGGCATCAACATACGCAATGTCGCCTGTCTTCAACCACCTtgtgccatcttcatcaacggAAATAGTGGATTCTGTAGCACTTGGGTTCTTCCAATATCCTTTCATCAGCGTTGGACCCGTGACCCAAAGCTCACCACGTTCGTTTGGCTTATTAATCTGTGTCTTTCCGTCTAATTCCATGATCTTGGCCGAGCAATTCGGCGCCAGCTCTCCCACCTTGTCAGGGTCTGTCTTGTGTCGAGGATCCCATGTCATGCAAGTACACGTCACCTCTGTCATGCCCCAGCCTTGCTTGACGGTGACATCGCCCGACGGCCATAGCTTCTCAACGTTATGAATGACTTCGTGGCTCAGCGGCGCCGCTCCAGAGCTGACACGATTGACACTGCTGAGATCgtacttcttgacaagagggTGCTTGGACAGATATACCAGGATGGGAGGGACGCACAGCAGACTTGTGACGCGGAAGCGTTGAATGTGCTGTAgcatcttctcaaagtcgaagCTGGGCATGATGTAGGCAGGGATGCTGACCTTGGGGTAGATAGAGACGTAATAAGTTTGTGCATACGCATGGTACATGGGCAGAAAGGCCAAACCCTTTGCGTGCTTTCGGTGTTCAGGATCGGGCTCCATGTCTGACATCATGACAACGCCTGAGCCATTTGCAACGTACGAGAAATGCGAAATCTCAACACCTTTGGGGACTCCAGTTGTGCCACTGCTGTAGTTTAAACAACAAGCTGTGTCCTCTGGATCTTGCGGCTCGACCCATTGCCAAGATTTCGCTTGCTCGTGGTTATCTGCTATTAACTCGGTCCACAAGCGAAGACCATCGTCTCGAgcagctggaagagctgggtTGGGTCCGACAGGTGGGAGAACAGAGggatcaagaacaaagatattctccttcttcaatcCAACCTCCTCGGCCGCCTTCAAAGCAGTAGGCAGCTGGCCTGCATGAACAAACATGTGCGTGGCCTCGGAGTTCTGGAGCTGGTAGGCAAGCTCTCGGGGCGTGAAGGACGGATTGGCGCCAGTGAAAATACCGCCGGCCATAAGAATGCCGAGAAATACGCTCGGGAAGTAGACATTGTTGGCAGAAAATACGAGGACTCTGCTTTGTGGTTGAACGCCGTTCTTGATGAGACCGAGTGCCACTTGCTTGGACAGCAATCGGTATTGAGATTTGGTGAGGAAATGTGTGTCTGGGCGGTCTGCATCAATGAGAATGGATTTATCGGCGTCTTCCATGGGTCCATTGCTCGAGCCGAATATCCATTGCTGGAGTGAGCATTTCGGGATAGGCTGAGACCATCGTGAATGAAGAGCCATGTTGCTGAGTGAGATAGCAAAGTGGAGGCGTAGAAGATAGGGCGGTCAAGGTCACAGAATCGCACCTCGAGAGTAGAACatgtgaagaagagaaactcCGATGCTGCACCAGCTATTTAAACCCCATCCTTACCGCTTCAACCTGCCGGCGCGTATCTCCATGTTCCCCAGCTGCGAAAAGCAGATCTGGGGTAGACCAGCCTCAGAGGCCAACCCAAGAGTGTGGGGTGTGTAGCCATCCTTGCTACTTTGGGACACATTAGGAGCACCCAACCCCGCGTTACGGAAATTTGGCCTCGGCTTTAGCTTGGACTGTGTTGGGTCCAATTGTTTTTCTGTTGAGCTATCGAGATGCCGAGGCACGATTTGGTTTCCTAATAGAATCTAGTGATGTCATGGA includes:
- a CDS encoding 42 kDa endochitinase precursor, with product MVAREDIPTNVPDLVVADLNGEDEVSEQATGSVNAVYFVNWGIYGRNYQPMNLPASQLTHVLYAFLNVRADGTVYTGDSYADLEKHYTGDSWEEPGTNAYGCVKQLFLLKKANRKLKVMLSIGGWTWSTNFPAAASTAATRATFAQSSVALMKDWGFDGIDVDWEYPANDTDANNMVLLLQAVRKELDTYSKQYASGYHFQLSIAAPAGPENYGKLKMKELGSVLDHINLMAYDYAGAWSAFSGHQANKYANAKIPNATPFNTDQAVSAYVGGGVPSGKMVLGMPIYGRAFQNTGGLGQGYSGVGSGSWENGIWDYKVLPKPGASLVYDRDAQASYSYDANTKELISFDTPGMVENKVLYVKNKSLGGSMFWEASADKTGADSLLGTSAKKLGSLDSTTNCLTYPNSRYANIAKGLN